A genomic segment from Methanoplanus limicola DSM 2279 encodes:
- a CDS encoding FKBP-type peptidyl-prolyl cis-trans isomerase: protein MTERKFMLYLLPALLLVFACVLASGCTGADQRVNSQGVGPDDKNSQVTAQAGDKVSVYYKGTLDDGEIFDQSKEGNPLVFILGSGRMIKGFDDAVSGMKAGEVKTVTLTPDVAYGEYDEALLFPADRSTFPEGEEPEVGQQFYISDNSGRQYPVTIADITEDEIILDANHKLAGKNLTFEITLASVER, encoded by the coding sequence ATGACCGAGAGAAAATTTATGTTATATCTGCTTCCGGCTCTTCTGCTGGTTTTTGCATGTGTGCTGGCATCCGGATGCACAGGTGCTGATCAGAGGGTTAATTCACAGGGAGTTGGTCCGGATGATAAGAATTCACAGGTGACAGCACAGGCAGGGGATAAGGTGTCTGTTTATTATAAAGGGACACTTGATGACGGGGAGATATTTGACCAGTCAAAGGAAGGAAACCCTCTTGTCTTCATCCTTGGCTCCGGCCGGATGATTAAGGGTTTTGATGATGCAGTCTCTGGCATGAAAGCCGGGGAAGTTAAAACAGTAACACTCACTCCCGACGTGGCATATGGTGAGTATGATGAAGCTCTTCTCTTTCCGGCAGACCGATCAACTTTCCCTGAAGGCGAGGAGCCTGAGGTAGGGCAGCAGTTTTATATCTCTGATAATTCCGGCAGGCAGTACCCTGTAACAATTGCCGATATTACAGAGGATGAAATAATTCTTGATGCAAATCATAAGCTTGCAGGCAAAAATCTGACTTTTGAGATTACACTTGCTTCAGTTGAGAGATAA